A genomic segment from Spinacia oleracea cultivar Varoflay chromosome 3, BTI_SOV_V1, whole genome shotgun sequence encodes:
- the LOC110789713 gene encoding protein FMP32, mitochondrial has protein sequence MAAATFCKRIHQIGGTNSILNSTRFRDLCALNAAVYANGDNRSYSSLSLHHRYGARYTDTKSISQLVSSNGRRLFLVDTLALVRKLEAEGIPSKQAEVITGVITEVLNDSLENVTQSFMSKAEMQRFEMMQEANLAKFKSEVQSSQEHHFSLLQREAEKLQSDIEKMRSELRYEIDKVTAGQRLDLNLEKGRIRDELANQTAETNNLTNKLDREIHALRAQVEAAKYDVIKYCIGTLVSISAVGLAVVRILL, from the exons ATGGCGGCTGCTACATTTTGCAAGCGAATTCATCAAATCGGCGGCACTAATTCAATTCTAAATTCGACTAGATTTAGGGATTTATGTGCTCTGAATGCCGCGGTTTATGCGAATGGCGATAATCGATCGTACTCGTCGTTGTCTCTGCATCATCGTTACGGTGCTAGGTATACTGACACGAAATCTATTTCTCAGCTCGTGAGTTCTAATGGTAGACGCTTGTTTCTCGTTGATACGTTAGCACTT GTAAGGAAATTAGAAGCGGAAGGTATACCGTCGAAGCAAGCAGAGGTGATTACAGGTGTAATTACGGAAGTTTTGAATGATAGTCTGGAAAATGTAACTCAGTCCTTTATGTCTAAGGCTGAGATGCAAAGA TTTGAGATGATGCAGGAGGCAAACTTGGCAAAGTTCAAATCTGAAGTACAGAGCTCACAG GAACATCATTTTTCCCTGTTGCAACGGGAGGCCGAGAAACTCCAGAGTGACATAGAGAAGATGCGTAGTGAATTGAG GTATGAGATTGACAAAGTTACTGCTGGGCAGCGATTggatttgaatcttgaaaaagG GAGGATACGGGATGAATTGGCAAATCAAACTGCAGAAACAAACAATCTCACCAATAAGCTTGATAGG GAAATTCACGCATTAAGGGCACAAGTGGAAGCTGCAAAATATGATGTGATCAAATACTGCATAGGTACTCTTGTTTCAATCTCCGCTGTTGGCCTCGCTGTGGTGCGAATCTTGTTGTGA